A portion of the Cryptomeria japonica chromosome 5, Sugi_1.0, whole genome shotgun sequence genome contains these proteins:
- the LOC131057823 gene encoding putative disease resistance protein At4g19050 → MAFSLNFAFAQIPPTINVLKLWERNYCESLEINPDFLARFKNLKSLELNGFVRLVELYEGFGLLSKLVELDLIQCGLLELPKSLGQLKSMRALNLSSCSGLKELPESIGELECLETLSLDGCSNLKHLPWSFNRLKSLKYVSLRHCQSLQDLPEGFGLLQCLQNLDLSFCEGIKVLPSTFHQLSSLRFLYLIWCDSLRHLPDDLGDLTSLVKLEIFCRRLERLPNSIGQLKSLSSYMIMYQCFKLKQLPEEICDLNLELLELPDCFGLERLPERFAELKRLKHLRLCTCKSLVRLPTGFGTLPALEELNLNACIKLEELCGDFDCLPSLKKLHLSRCKVLKGVWMDTVINCRALNYVDIRGCFQLQSRWTELRKVKDWEILVNTEEGDEDGRLLRKAASMFFNDECLLFDCQGCEFKPSTLLPKTRLVFVFEWNISRDPWKQFMENIEGLLKESTNFQIIYFRKGYPVADGFIQASIERLEGITLGIPCDYSRVSLAFETLLSQIIGPSYIYGSPDYAITTTVMEVEGTKQFSRWENISNLFNERNFKSENYIRIKELSEVAQKNNIELLRSLLMTQGKDFILSNSKQVSIDSLQDKMVLFLISKLQIFPTEFCALKEMYIETCGSHQFEIVWMPIVDPYHDTWGPYVRTMENMPWPAMGDPWSIEPAVLKFVKEDLNFQNSALLIVVDDKGKISNHNFKETIERWGVEAYPFTYEKLDKLRKAQLDELKAKSSVEALFKNFDCSLQVKKSFHQGQQICLYGGDPMQIVDFTQTLTSSGFSASVPIIYVGRRHAEAENLNSEEGLHERNRQGMHWLSLSYVDAWKFWQRVDYLLEELIAADESENLAKYRVSLGILSLNNRSMRGVWMTMVDESGEVMSESNREKLVQQLNKGQECHMDMLMEGISCGEVEELLKERFEHGLFPQEHHLHHTLLPFVKSPMPEPGGVICDMCGKLIKISFYFKCTSCPFDLCVGCYDLSSQLLKRRHG, encoded by the exons ATGGCGTTCTCACTTAATTTTGCTTTTGCTCAGATACCTCCCACGATTAACGTGCTCAAGTTATGGGAAAGGAATTACTGTGAAAGTCTTGAAATCAATCCAGATTTCCTGGCCAGGTTCAAGAATTTAAAAAGTTTAGAGCTGAATGGGTTTGTGAGGCTGGTAGAGCTGTATGAAGGATTTGGACTTCTAAGCAAACTGGTGGAGCTAGACTTAATTCAATGCGGTTTGTTAGAACTGCCAAAGAGTTTGGGTCAATTGAAGTCAATGCGGGCCTTGAATTTGAGCAGTTGCAGCGGGCTTAAAGAACTTCCAGAAAGTATCGGGGAACTAGAGTGTTTGGAGACTTTGAGTTTAGACGGTTGTAGCAACTTAAAGCATTTGCCCTGGAGTTTTAATAGGTTGAAATCTCTCAAGTATGTCTCTCTAAGACATTGCCAAAGTTTGCAAGACCTTCCTGAAGGCTTTGGATTGTTGCAGTGCCTGCAAAACCTTGATCTGTCATTTTGCGAGGGTATAAAAGTACTGCCAAGCACCTTTCACCAACTTTCCTCGCTCCGCTTCTTGTACCTGATTTGGTGCGACTCTTTACGCCATCTCCCCGATGATTTGGGAGACTTAACATCTCTAGTTAAATTGGAGATATTTTGTCGGAGATTGGAGAGGCTTCCTAACAGTATAGGACAACTCAAGTCGTTGTCAAGCTATATGATTATGTACCAATGTTTTAAATTGAAACAACTGCCTGAAGAAATTTGTGACTTAAACCTAGAACTCCTAGAACTTCCCGATTGCTTTGGGCTGGAGAGGCTTCCGGAACGATTTGCAGAATTGAAACGTCTCAAACATTTGAGATTGTGTACTTGTAAAAGTTTAGTGAGACTCCCCACTGGCTTTGGCACGCTTCCAGCTCTGGAAGAGCTAAATTTAAACGCTTGTATCAAGTTGGAGGAGCTGTGCGGCGACTTTGATTGCCTGCCTTCGTTAAAGAAACTCCATCTGAGCAGGTGTAAAGTTTTGAAAGGGGTATGGATGGATACCGTCATTAATTGTAGGGCCCTAAACTATGTGGATATTAGGGGGTGTTTCCAGCTACAAAGTCGATGGACAGAGCTAAGAAAAGTAAAAGATTGGGAAATTTTGGTAAATACAGAGGAG GGTGACGAGGATGGACGCTTGTTGAGGAAGGCGGCATCAATGTTTTTCAACGATGAGTGTCTTCTTTTTGATTGCCAAGGATGCGAATTCAAGCCCTCTACTCTCCTTCCAAAAACCAGgctagtttttgtttttgaatggaatatttccAGAGATCCCTGGAAACAGTTTATGGAAAATATTGAAGGTCTGTTAAAGGAAAGTACCAATTTCCAAATAATTTATTTTAGAAAAGGCTATCCTGTAGCTGACGGGTTTATTCAAGCGTCAATTGAGAGGCTAGAAGGAATAACGTTGGGGATACCTTGTGACTACTCCAGAGTAAGTTTGGCTTTTGAGACGTTACTTTCACAAATCATAGGCCCCAGTTACATTTACGGCAGTCCTGACTATGCCATTACCACGACTGTGATGGAAGTGGAAGGCACTAAACAGTTTTCTAGATGGGAAAATATATCAAATCTGTTCAATGAGAGGAACTTCAAATCAGAGAATTACATTCGTATCAAAGAACTGTCAGAAGTTGCACAAAAGAACAATATTGAATTACTAAGATCATTGCTAATGACACAAGGCAAAGACTTTATCCTGAGCAATTCAAAACAg GTGAGCATTGACAGTTTGCAAGATAAAATGGTTCTCTTCTTAATCTCAAAACTGCAAATTTTTCCAACGGAGTTTTGTGCTCTGAAAGAGATGTACATTGAAACCTGTGGCAGCCATCAGTTCGAAATTGTTTGGATGCCAATTGTGGATCCTTATCATGATACCTGGGGTCCTTATGTTAGAACTATGGAAAATATGCCATGGCCGGCAATGGGAGATCCTTGGTCCATAGAACCAGCGGTACTGAAGTTTGTCAAAGAAGACCTTAACTTTCAAAACAGTGCTTTGCTGATTGTGGTTGACGACAAGGGGAAAATTAGTAATCACAATTTCAAGGAAACGATAGAGAGGTGGGGAGTGGAGGCCTATCCATTCACTTACGAGAAGCTGGACAAACTGAGGAAGGCACAGTTGGATGAACTTAAGGCAAAATCAAGTGTAGAAGCTCTCTTCAAGAATTTTGACTGTTCTTTGCAG GTGAAAAAATCTTTTCATCAAGGCCAGCAGATATGCTTATATGGTGGAGATCCTATGCAAATTGTAGATTTTACGCAAACATTGACCTCATCCGGGTTTAGTGCTAGTGTTCCAATCATTTATGTTGGGAGGAGACATGCTGAAGCAGAGAACTTAAATTCTGAAGAAGGATTACATGAGAGAAACAGACAAGGCATGCACTGGTTGAGCTTATCCTATGTGGATGCCTGGAAATTCTGGCAACGTGTTGACTATTTGTTGGAGGAGCTGATAGCTGCAGATGAGAGTGAAAATCTGGCAAAATACAGAGTATCATTGGGCATTCTTTCACTTAATAATAGATCAATGAgaggggtgtggatgacaatggtTGATGAAAGTGGAGAGGTGATGAGTGAAAGTAACAGAGAGAAACTAGTGCAGCAGTTGAATAAGGGCCAAGAATGCCATATGGATATGCTTATGGAAGGAATCAGCTGCGGAGAGGTTGAGGAGTTGTTAAAAGAGAGATTTGAACATGGTTTGTTTCCCCAAGAGCACCATCTCCACCATACTTTGCTGCCATTTGTGAAAAGTCCAATGCCTGAACCGGGGGGTGTAATTTGCGACATGTGTGGGAAGCTTATCAAGATATCTTTCTATTTCAAATGCACCTCATGTCCTTTTGACCTCTGCGTAGGATGCTACGATTTATCATCACAGCTACTCAAAAGAAGACACGGGTGA